From one Musa acuminata AAA Group cultivar baxijiao chromosome BXJ2-6, Cavendish_Baxijiao_AAA, whole genome shotgun sequence genomic stretch:
- the LOC135614408 gene encoding alkaline ceramidase TOD1-like, translating into MGRVYLTTPLLFQSKILCLSLLYLLTTLPLALYVAFSQTGCLFRTPPPLPKPRLFAYPPSYGEHKYALPTTRSACSSPVPFSEYGAVLQEIRDLCRNSSATAASPRSPVLRYFQGKGDSFAGNFSAKKRMSFFNHTNGDRVEVPCGFLQEFPIRESDRSAMEKCDGVVVASAIFGDHDKIRQPKRLGGKTLETVCFFMFVDDATLRGLAAHNILTNINGEVDMIGAWRIVRVSVSELPYDNAAMNGVIPKHLVHRLFPNSMFSVWLDAKLQLTVDPLLLIHSLVVSKDADMAISKHPSNVHTMEEAMATARWKKWADVKSLRVQMETYCEMGLQPWSPRKHPYTTDVPDTALIIRRHGLKSNLFSCLLFNELEAFNPRDQLAFAYVRDFMIPKIDINMFESEVFEHIAMEYRHNLKRHDAGAPASTIKKASSRDIKGSSCEAYLLKMWGESND; encoded by the exons ATGGGACGTGTGTACCTGACAACTCCTCTCCTATTCCAATCCAAAATCCTCTGCCTCTCCCTGCTCTACCTCCTCACCACCCTCCCCCTCGCCCTCTACGTCGCCTTCTCCCAGACCGGCTGCCTCTTCCGCACCCCTCCGCCCCTCCCCAAGCCGCGCCTCTTTGCCTACCCGCCCTCCTACGGGGAGCACAAGTACGCCCTCCCCACCACCCGATCCGCGTGCTCCTCCCCTGTTCCCTTCTCCG AGTATGGGGCGGTGCTGCAGGAGATTCGCGATCTCTGCCGGAACTCTTCCGCCACGGCCGCCTCACCTCGTTCCCCTGTTCTGCGGTATTTTCAGGGTAAAGGCGACAGCTTTGCGGGAAATTTCTCCGCAAAGAAGAGGATGTCTTTCTTCAACCATACCAACGGCGATCGGGTGGAGGTCCCGTGTGGATTCCTTCAGGAATTCCCCATCAGAGAATCTG ACAGGTCGGCGATGGAGAAATGCGACGGCGTGGTCGTAGCATCGGCGATCTTCGGCGACCACGACAAGATCCGCCAGCCCAAACGCTTAGGAGGTAAAACATTGGAAACTGTTTGCTTCTTCATGTTCGTTGATGATGCAACTCTCCGAGGTCTCGCGGCCCACAACATCCTCACCAACATCAACGGGGAAGTGGACATGATAGGAGCATGGAGAATCGTGAGAGTCTCGGTCAGCGAATTGCCCTATGACAACGCTGCCATGAACGGGGTGATTCCCAAGCATTTAGTGCACAGGCTCTTCCCCAACTCCATGTTCAGCGTGTGGTTGGACGCGAAGCTGCAGCTCACGGTGGATCCTTTGCTGCTGATTCATTCTCTTGTTGTCTCAAAGGACGCAGACATGGCGATTTCGAAGCACCCGTCTAACGTCCACACCATGGAGGAGGCGATGGCGACTGCGAGGTGGAAGAAATGGGCAGACGTCAAGTCTTTGAGGGTGCAAATGGAGACCTACTGCGAGATGGGGCTGCAGCCATGGTCGCCTAGAAAGCATCCCTACACAACAG ATGTTCCGGATACTGCACTCATAATAAGGAGGCATGGACTTAAgagcaacctcttctcctgcctaCTGTTCAACGAGCTGGAGGCCTTCAACCCCAGGGATCAGCTGGCCTTCGCCTACGTGAGAGACTTCATGATCCCCAAGATCGACATCAACATGTTCGAATCGGAGGTGTTCGAGCACATAGCCATGGAGTACAGGCACAACCTCAAGCGCCACGACGCCGGTGCGCCGGCGTCGACGATCAAGAAAGCCTCCTCGCGAGACATAAAGGGTAGCAGTTGCGAGGCCTACCTGTTAAAGATGTGGGGAGAATCCAACGACTAA
- the LOC135614411 gene encoding potassium channel KAT3-like — MDLFCAAKSYFQPFCYDGFQESSSSSYSFSSDLLPSLGANINQSVKLRKFIISPYNPRYRAWQIFLIPLVIYSAWICPYELAFLRHYPAKLLWVENILNSFFAVDIILTFLVAYLDRKSYLLTDDPKKIAARYLSSWFIFDILSTAPFQLISFLSDSSVNGLGFKILNMLRLWRLRRISSFFSRLEKDIRFNYFWTRCTKLILVTLFAVHCAGCFNYLIADRYPNPERTSIGAVMPNFKSESLWTRYVTAIYWSITTLTTTGYGDIHAENSTEMLFYIFYMLFNLALTAYLIGNMTNLVVHGTNRTRNFRDTIQAASEFAARNHLSQNIRCQMLSHICLRFKTEGLKQQETLNSLPKGVRTSIACYLFYPIVQQVYLFRGVSRNFLYQLVTEMQAEYFPPREDVILHKETPTDLYILVTGAVDLRSNIHGNEQIHKRVAAGEVFGEIGVLCHMPQPYTARTVELSQILRLSSSTFMNMIQENAGDGIIIMNNLLQKLKLEQSPSAGVEESSHLLKEMLKGENWSFSSCYQDYKLQEQPSWESMEGRNNPCTVSGNDGWDTSYDLYGTDVNLTHTHIHAALRRCDKMGNSKIVELDQEANRDGLDVSDRTPMDLAENAENNNICKLSLRYNNGMSMTEDQQFANINNTNSAIESYEEQSQIFMHSKIPYKMKNASSRSGCSSVDTETRQTVSKRVVIHMHKTKSRSSRELMGKLINLPDSLEELFKITSQKFNVDQPTMVVNQDDAEIDDIAVIRDGDHLFLL; from the exons ATGGACCTCTTTTGTGCAGCTAAGTCCTACTTCCAGCCCTTCTGCTATGATGGCTTCCaggagagcagcagcagcagctacagCTTCTCCAGCGACCTCCTGCCATCTCTGGGAGCAAACATTAACCAATCAGTCAAGCTAAGAAAGTTCATAATATCACCTTATAATCCTCGGTACAG AGCATGGCAGATATTCCTGATCCCCCTGGTTATTTATTCAGCATGGATTTGCCCATATGAACTTGCGTTTCTGAGACACTACCCAGCCAAACTTCTCTGGGTTGAGAACATCCTGAATAGCTTTTTTGCAGTAGATATTATACTCACCTTCCTTGTTGCCTATCTTGATCGTAAATCATATCTCCTGACTGATGATCCAAAGAAAATTGCAGCCAG ATATCTATCCTCCTGGTTCATCTTCGACATCTTATCCACGGCTCCATTTCAACTAATCAGCTTTCTCTCTGATAGCAGTGTGAATGGCCTTGGTTTTAAGATACTCAATATGCTCAGACTATGGCGGCTACGTCGAATCAGTTCATTCTTCTCCAG GCTTGAGAAGGATATCAGATTCAACTATTTCTGGACTCGATGCACAAAGCTCATCTTA GTTACTCTCTTTGCTGTGCACTGTGCTGGATGCTTCAATTATCTAATTGCTGACCGGTACCCGAATCCAGAGAGAACATCAATAGGAGCAGTAATGCCCAACTTCAAATCAGAAAGCTTGTGGACCAGATATGTCACTGCAATTTACTGGTCCATTACAACACTGACAACAACTGGTTATGGAGACATCCATGCTGAGAACTCGACAGAAATGCTGTTCTACATCTTCTACATGCTGTTTAATTTGGCATTGACAGCTTACCTCATCGGAAACATGACGAACCTCGTTGTTCATGGAACCAACCGCACCCGAAACTTC AGGGACACAATCCAAGCTGCTTCTGAGTTTGCTGCAAGAAATCATTTGTCCCAGAACATAAGGTGTCAAATGCTCTCTCACATATGCTTAAGATTCAAAACAGAGGGGCTAAAACAGCAAGAAACCTTGAATAGTCTCCCCAAGGGTGTTCGTACAAGTATAGCATGTTATTTGTTCTATCCAATTGTACAACAAGTCTACCTCTTCCGTGGAGTTTCCCGCAACTTCCTTTATCAACTG GTGACAGAGATGCAGGCTGAGTATTTTCCACCAAGGGAAGATGTTATCCTGCACAAAGAGACACCAACAGATCTCTACATATTGGTAACCGGAGCAGTG GATTTGAGATCGAATATTCATGGGAATGAGCAA ATTCATAAAAGGGTTGCCGCAGGGGAAGTATTTGGGGAGATAGGTGTTCTATGTCACATGCCACAACCATATACTGCACGCACTGTTGAACTCTCGCAAATTCTAAGGCTGAGCAGCAGCACGTTCATGAACATGATCCAGGAAAATGCAGGAGATGGAATCATCATTATGAACAATCTTTTGCAG AAGCTGAAACTAGAACAAAGCCCATCTGCTGGAGTAGAAGAGAGCAGTCATTTGCTCAAAgagatgttaaaaggagaaaatTGGAGCTTCTCTTCTTGCTACCAGGACTACAAACTCCAAGAACAACCATCGTGGGAATCAATGGAAGGAAGAAACAACCCATGCACAGTATCAGGGAATGATGGATGGGACACATCATATGATTTGTATGGGACTGATGTAAATTTAACCCATACACACATACATGCAGCACTGCGTAGGTGTGACAAAATGGGAAACAGCAAAATTGTCGAACTGGATCAGGAAGCAAACAGGGATGGACTAGACGTCAGTGATCGGACACCAATGGATTTGGCAGAGAATGCCGAAAATAATAATATCTGCAAATTGTCATTGAGATACAACAACGGAATGTCCATGACAGAAGATCAACAGTTCGCAAACATCAATAACACAAACAGTGcaattgaaagctatgaagagcagAGCCAGATATTTATGCACTCAAAGATACCTTACAAAATGAAGAATGCATCTTCAAGGAGTGGTTGTAGTTCAGTTGATACGGAGACAAGGCAAACCGTCAGCAAAAGAGTCGTCATTCATATGCATAAAACAAAGTCGAGAAGTTCAAGAGAACTCATGGGAAAACTCATCAACTTACCTGATTCTCTTGAGGAGCTCTTCAAAATCACTA GCCAGAAGTTCAACGTTGATCAACCTACAATGGTCGTCAATCAAGATGATGCAGAAATAGATGACATTGCAGTTATTCGAGACGGGGACCATTTATTTCTCCTATAG
- the LOC135614407 gene encoding uncharacterized protein LOC135614407 — protein sequence MSSLTAAMNDKSNTYVPIGHVDQLPRGEKASAEAPRSLASVARHVGGACLHVLASPGTGTLVFASVCLVLAYKHKKSKLTASSTAAAATIPKAPQQFPPTPVTPVLYRSVSFGMLYGGENAMQRIMHAHEARLDSTKLNKAVDDLSAELTNERKDYSKLNVLAARLEMSGKEKEAIKMLEAALEKSANKEEMHEIEMLLVEMLIYEGDYVKALGYATLCGEDTSAADPRVPLYKAAIFALMGKKYRAKECYETFKEIQKNYNRQKFYKDGSTVHFIVPEFDQFMTIVNNIKIEIKDAHPTTTVASKGNQGTQQVQPGGTAVDQAKVTPQAPQGGTATDQGTQQTQGGTPQVGTRQPKQEGTATDQGTQQTQGGTPQVGTRQPKQEGTATDQGTQQTQGGTPQVGTRQPKQEGTATDQGTQQTQGGTPQVGTRQPKQGTATDQGTQQAQQEGTQQVGTQQTKQEGTATNQGAQQSKQGGTAAN from the exons ATGTCTTCTCTTACTGCGGCCATGAACGACAAGAGCAATACTTACGTACCGATAGGACACGTCGACCAGCTTCCCCGAGGCGAGAAGGCCAGCGCAGAGGCTCCCCGGTCTTTGGCTTCCGTGGCCAGGCACGTCGGCGGGGCATGCCTTCATGTCCTGGCCAGCCCTGGCACCGGGACGCTCGTCTTCGCGTCCGTGTGCCTCGTGTTGGCTTACAAGCATAAGAAGAGTAAACTGACGGCGTCGAGCACTGCGGCCGCCGCCACGATTCCCAAGGCCCCGCAGCAGTTCCCGCCGACCCCTGTTACCCCTGTGTTGTACCGGTCGGTGTCGTTCGGGATGCTGTACGGCGGCGAGAACGCGATGCAAAGGATCATGCACGCTCACGAGGCGCGCCTCGACAGCACGAAGCTGAACAAAGCTGTGGACGACTTGAGCGCGGAACTCACCAACGAGCGAAAGGACTACAGTAAACTAAAC GTGCTCGCAGCACGTCTTGAAATGAGCGGAAAGGAGAAGGAAGCGATCAAAATGTTGGAGGCAGCTTTGGAGAAGAGCGCAAACAAGGAGGAGATGCACGAGATTGAGATGTTGTTGGTGGAAATGCTGATATACGAG GGCGACTATGTAAAAGCTTTAGGTTACGCGACCCTCTGTGGCGAGGATACTTCGGCTGCGGATCCCCGAGTTCCTCTCTATAAG GCGGCAATCTTCGCCTTGATGGGCAAAAAGTATCGTGCTAAAGAATGCTACGAGACGTTTAAAGAGATCCAGAAGAACTACAACCGGCAAAAGTTCTACAAGGACGGATCAACAGTTCATTTTATAGTGCCTGAGTTCGACCAGTTCATGACGATCGTAAACAACATCAAGATAGAGATTAAGGATGCTCATCCAACAACAACAGTTGCCAGCAAGGGCAATCAAGGGACTCAACAAGTTCAGCCAGGAGGAACAGCGGTCGACCAGGCCAAGGTGACACCACAAGCTCCGCAAGGAGGAACCGCTACCGATCAGGGGACTCAGCAAACTCAAGGAGGAACTCCGCAAGTGGGGACTCGACAACCTAAGCAAGAAGGAACCGCTACCGATCAGGGGACTCAGCAAACTCAAGGAGGAACTCCGCAAGTGGGGACTCGACAACCTAAGCAAGAAGGAACCGCTACCGATCAGGGGACTCAGCAAACTCAAGGAGGAACTCCGCAAGTGGGGACTCGACAACCTAAGCAAGAAGGAACCGCTACCGATCAGGGGACTCAGCAAACTCAAGGAGGAACTCCGCAAGTGGGGACTCGACAACCTAAGCAAGGAACCGCTACCGATCAGGGGACTCAGCAAGCTCAACAAGAAGGAACTCAGCAAGTGGGGACTCAACAAACTAAGCAAGAAGGAACTGCTACCAACCAGGGGGCTCAGCAATCTAAACAAGGAGGAACCGCCGCCAACTAG